GACGTTTCCACAACGTCAGAGCCACGTTTTTGACACAGAAAACCCCAAAAAAGGTACAGTCCTACGGTCACAGTATCTCTTCCTGCGCGCGGGCCACGGAGTACCGGGACGACGACGGGTCGCGGTTCCACCGGGCGTTCCTATTATCAGAGGAGCCCGTCCGAATCTAGATCGCTTCACGTCGACGGTTACGCAGCTGTTATGGTTTCTATTTTTACACGGCCATTTTATCTCATCAACCAAAATGATCTTCCAACGCGCTTCTCAGTACAAAAAGACAAATGCATCTCCgatacaagaacaaaaaaaaaaacaaaaaaaaaagatatatttattAGGGTAAGTGTTTCCATAAGCTGCAATTCTGGGACTTTGAACAAGAGTGAATGGTTCCGCACacaggaggggaagagagagatgtGTATGCGACACTGTGGCACCTACGGAGACTTAAGAGAGGAGGAGCCTACTGCATACAGCGCTATACAAAAAAACGGGAAGCCGTCACAACAGGAACAGATTTTTACTGGTTACATGTAAAATCAAGTACTTTATATCTCAAtaagtatatatattatacactaACTGCCCTTCCGGTAGACCTACATTCTCTGCAGTACTACTGCAGACCAAATCCGCAGTGTTCTTGCAAAaaagcgagagaaaaaaaaaggataattaCAAACACGTGAAGGTTGCACACAATGACACTGAGTACTGATGGGACAGTACGGTTCTACGAACTCTAGAATGGCAGTAGCAGTTATGTTTGCTGTATTTCGATTGGTTGGTACAATTCTCTGATTGACAACATAAGGGCAGCCAGCCATCACGGATTTCAGCCTCACTCCCCATCGTTAATGCAACGTCATAAATGATggcagagctttttttttttttttttttgcattgctttcGTCTTGTCCTGCTGACCTGACCACGCAAAAGTCAGAACTTCAAAGATTCATTTGTAGACTTTTTGGGACTGGGgtgaatcaaaacaaaatgatacaaaaaaaaaaacaaatctgaaaaacaacatGCAACCCCTTAAAGTATACACCACCTTCTCTTTATAATATCTCTCAAGGCATCCGTTACAGCTTGTACGCTAGTCctagtttttaaatgtacactTAGTGACCGGACAAACAAAAATGCTATCGTGGTACTTGTTGGAAAATGGATGCTTGGCAAAAGCACCGCTTAAAAAAAAGCCTATGCGGCAATAGACCGGAAGTGTCTAAAGATTCAAAATGAATCAACAGTATCAGATAATAATATTCTCAACTTAGAAGCTGCCTTAAGATTAGGTGCATCCTCAGTTAATGTAACAGAAAATTAACGAGACAAAAGAAACGGATTTTacgttttatgtttttgtttttttttttgttggttttcttttttttaaacgtgtgaCCTGCCCTACGATCAAAATCAGAGCAGTCAGTATACACATTAACGTGGTAGAGCTTTAGACTATGTACATAGCCCAAGATGATACTAGAATGTCTAAAACGGCATggcccttccctctcccccgcccTGGACTAAGAGGTGGCCCCGGGGGTGGGGTTGACGTTCTGTGTGGCGACCTGCGGGGCCACCTCGATGATCCGCGGCTTGTCGATGATCCGGGCGGTGCGGTTGCCCTTCTCCACGATGCCGATGATCCAGGCCTGGTGCCCCTCGCCGTATTTGGGGGACTTGATCTCGGCGCAGAACCTGGCGGCCTGCTCCCGAGGGAGGCAGATCAACAGACCTCCTGCAACACAGAATCCCTCTCCCATTTCAACATCACAGTAGAAATAGCCACACACCGGTTTCCCTGGGGTTCCTTTTCTGAAGCTCCTTAACCCTTTCCAGAGCAGgttttttcagaatgtttgttcaaaattctaagtcagtgttctagaactccttcCCTTTCAATTaacagcagtgattgttacatcagcattagaatgttcagttaagaacattctaatcacatacttgtgatctcacaccttaaagggttaagagtGATGCATCCATTTTGTGAGGCCCAATCATGCCCGTCTCCTGCCGTGAGTCTCCTGCCGCCTCCGTCCTTACCTGAGGTCTCCGGGCAGGTGCCGTGCATGAGGCCGAACATGTTGCCACAGGCCTTGCTcacggcggccatcttggccAGCACGGGCAGGTTGTGGATGACGAAGGAGACCTCGCTCCTTTGCTGCCGGGCCAGGTTCTGCGCGTGACCCAGGATCCCGAATCCCGTGATGTCCGTCGCCGCGTGGGCGTTGAACGTATGCATCAGCCCGGCAGCTGAGAAAtaagacacaaacaaaacaatgatttaaaatgcTTGTAAACATACTGTGGTCCACATGATGAGCTGAGTCTCCTCAAAATATTCTGGCGTGTCTGAATTGGTTTTCAGATAATTGAGACTGGCCTCTCAGGAAGTCTAAAGATCTCCTCTGGGACATTCAAGAGAGAGACTTATTCTACATTTCAGTGTAACCTAGGTAACCTACCCTGCATTTGGTGCCTTTTAGttaatatttttgtcttcaaaTGTTGAAAAATGCTCTCACCTGTTCGGTTCAGTCTGGCCATATTCATCATGGCCTCCTGATACGCCAACTCCACGTCCTCTTGCGTCACGACCAGTTTAATCTTATTCCATTTCTCTGGCTGTAAAGACACACCCAACCCATGTTAAATACTATGGGCCGATTAGATGGAAAACGGCATCATGCCAATAGGGTAGAATGCTAGGTCTGCTCCCTGGATCTCTTGctgtcccctccccaccctggtCACCACTATTAAGTCTATCAATACTAAAACCACGCTACACCTGAATGGCTTCCTTCCCCTGTTCTGTGGACCTCAACTTGTGAATTCTTGTCTGTTTTTTCGACTGACAACTCATCTGCGCAAACTTACAATATCAAGCCACTGGTGAACAGCCACAGCGacctgtgtgcccaggggcttCGTCAACACCAGCACGTCTCCAGGCACAGCGTTATCTGGCCTGAAACGGGGAACACCAGCAGCGTGTGAATGAGCAGAAATTTGGGAGAGAGGACAGGCGGTTGGGGGGGAAAACAGACTGAACGGTTGTTCTGGGTCTCCTGATAAACGGACACCGGTTTTTGATTTACAACATGCGCACGTATCCAGAAACTCAGAAGCACAAAACCTGCTCCTCGTAACCGCACCATATTTATACTGGTTAATTTTCAAAGTACGCTAGACTCAGGAAAAGAAAGGGACGAGAGAAGAGTAAAGTTAAGGCGAATAAGCGAGGCGAACGAGGTCCGCTGCTCACATGATGAACTCGTTGGGCTGACACACCGTGGTGGCCACGCCCCCGAGGACGATCCAGGGGTTCACCACCGTCTGGCCTCCCGTTACCGACGTCCCCGCCTCTTCCGAGGCGTCTTTAAATCCCTGAATTATTAAAGGCATCACCTTGTCCCTCTCCTGCAGACGACAGCGAATCACAGCCCAGAAAACAGGGGCATTACACCACCGCACAATGTACAGTACTTCATCGGGGTCAAACCACTCTTAACACCGTTTGCATAACAGCCCAACTACGTCAAGCTCGGCAGGACCCATTTAGTTAAAATTGTGAATGTTGCAGACTAATTTTCCAACATTCCAAAACAATTTACGGTGATGTGACCGCACGTCTGACTAGCTTTCAGCTTAAGCAGCAGCCACACTATAATGCAGGTCAATTTCACAAACGCAATCATTTAAAATCAGACCGAAGTTGTTCACAAAAAGCCACTCACCTTCTCTGATAATTTGTTACTGATTCCCAGCAGCATCAGCATGTTGTCACATTCCGTGACCCCCATGGCGTAGAGGTCACTTAGTACGTTGGCACAGGCGATTCGGCCCTGAACACGGAAAGGAAGGAGAGGCGGGACTCGTTACCGACGCATccgcaaacaaaaaaatgaacttcTTCTGCGTGCATTACAATTAGCAACAGCATGCACAGCTAATCAGGAGAATTCCCACCATCATGTAAGGGTCATCCACGATAGGATAAATGTAGTCTGTAGTCTGCACAAGCGAGAGCCCGCCGTGTCTCAAAGGAATGACGCACGTGTCCATTCCAATACCTAGAGAGACGAGACAGCAGACAGGACATCTCAGTGACCAGTCGTACAGTTGAGACAAATAATGATGCAGTTATCAGTGGATTTCACAATAAAATCcagtttttaattgatttacCTGGCTGCACAGCCTGTCTTACAgaacttttgaaaaaatgttagcattagATCCGTACATACAGCTGGACACTGAACCACACCGCTCCCCAAAACTGGACAAGATTTTCAATGGGCCGCGGGAATTAGGGACCTACCCAGTCTGGGCATGACGGCCCCGAGGAACTGCTCATCTTCCTGGAAGTGGTTCTCCTGCAGCGACTCCAGCAGCTTCTGCAGGACGTCCTGCGGCACTTTGCAGCCCGTCCCCTTCAGCTCTGTGAAGCGCGTCAGCCTGAAGTTCTTATCCAGGTCGTAGCTCTCGGGGTTAAAGGACTCCCGGACAGACATGGCTGGAGAAAACCTTCTGGGCCTTCACCACCGCTCGGACGTCCTCGTCAGCAACAGCTCCGAATCTGCCAACGACGGAGCAGCGGAGaggtttctctctcacagacacgaAAGTGGGAggacagatttttaaaagccGGAGAGAGCTTCGGAGGGCCTAGCACAGAGCAACCCGAAACAACACATCTGAAAAAGCGCAAGCGTTCACAAACTGACAAAGTCTGAGAATCTGATTGTGCGGCATGCCGGAATCAAAAGAATTCTGTTTTACTCAAGAGTTACATTTATTTCGGATCAAGAGCAAGAATCAATCAatcctttattttttgtaaggcGTTTCAATGTATGAACAGCATGGTGCATATATTGTATTTGGggatatactgtatttaataaatgaacaataaaaaattattttatttattattcctgATGGGGAATTCTTTAGGTCATATAATTCATAAGACCCTATGTATAACAACAACTTGTATGGTGTTTGAATCTAAGCTAGCTACAGGTGATATGCAATTCAAGGAAAGATGCATGTCACGGAGGCGGGACACTGACTTACGCTTTTCAGCTAACGgatagccagctagctactTTAACTGGCTAACTCAACCAAGAAAGCCAACTGAACCGAACCAAGGCCTCATGAAACAACTTTCGTCATTAAGTACAATTTTAATGTTTACACGGGAATCTGCGGAACCCGTTAAAGGCAAAACGAATGTTAGTGTAGCTTCAAACAATGTGCGCAAGTACTTTAGTTTGCAGGCGCTGCGTCCTGCCGTTAACCAGTAGTTCGGGTTACTTTAAATCTATGAAGCTGCTGCCTTAACGCGCTGGGTGAGGCCTGTGGTTCCTCTGCTACGCTGTGAAAGTTAAGTTTTGCGTGCACAGCAAATGCTAACAGCCGCTTTTTATGCACATGCATCGTTTACTTAagtcagcaaaataaaataataagggGCGGATttgtttccaaaagaaaaaccGAATGGGAAACTGGTAGCAAAGTTACATGTGTTAACCCCTTGTTTATTTGCCTGCAACACCACGGCTGCAGCCCATGCTATGGTTATATACGGAACGCGCAGTTTGCTTGTTAGCTAACGTAGGGCAGCTACAGTAGGGCACGTACTGTACTACTTTTAACTGTCCGTAGACTTTGTTTTGTCACCGCAACCCATTTTTCCTCAGTTAAATATTGGTTTGCCAATCGGGGAAACGCTTTGTCGTTTCGAAGAAACCGGGCTAGCCGCATCTAAAAATGTCGGCGGTTGAAAAAATTAACCCTTGAACACCCATGTGAGATAAGATACAACACACTCCGCATGCTTCAGAAACTAGCACATTTCTTGCATTCTGCACAACGTTGGTCTTTTTAACCGCGTAAGAAATATTTAAAGCAGTACACATCACATTTTTACAGAAGGAGGAcgattatattcatatttcatttcccCTTTAATTCTGTACTCAGGTTTATCCTTACCGGTTTCGGTTTTGCGGCGCCTCCCGATACAAGAGAGGGGacagtcccagaatgcattggggCCAACAGGGGCGCCCTTAAACAATGCCTGAAGAGAATTCAAATTCAAGGCAAAGTGATTTTACAGTAGAATTAATGAGCGTAACGTTACTTTTGCCACACTATAAAGCCCATgtaagcatttttaaatggcagaacTACACTTTCCGTGAAACAAGGCCAATACGCacgaaaataaatgcaaaagaaCGGGATTGGAGAGGGTCCTTTACGTATATGCTGGCGCCTTTACCTCCCCTTTAAACAATATTTGGAAGTATGGCAAGAATAAAGTAAACAATGAAATGTACCTTTAATTGAATGTCCGCACACCCCATTGTGTggaattgtagtttttaaacccaatttaaagaatatattttaaacagagTTTTTGTTCTCGCCGTCAGCTGAGTGAAATATCTTAAGTTTGTCGGGCTCCAGTGTCAAGTTCTTAAACGCATTTCTGGTTTATCTTATAAATCGTATAAGTTGGTGGGAATcaaaacagaacaacaaaacTATGAGACAATGCTTTATTCTGTCAGGAATACTGATGCTCTCGTCGAGGGGCAATCGATGTCAATATTGTAAGGCTACTTATACTTTACATATATTAAGACAAAAGAACCAATTACAGATTTTTGGCCTTGTACACACCATAGAAAACACAGCAGTCGGGATCACGGTAAatactgtagcctatatttcacaTACAAATTGTAAACAAGTCCATAAACACCAAGTGAACGCCTGTACAATTTTACATTATGTCCACATCTCTGTTGTTCCTACACAATAACTTCTAGAACTTCAACGTGTACATTAGCGGAAGCCATTAGTTCATATATAAACCGATTGGGTTTATTCACTAACCCAAGCAAccgaaataaaattaaagtgcTCAGACGTGTATCCTGCATGggctttgttgttgttgacacaCTGTTGTATAATAAAGCATCTAATTGAAATACAATATTGCTAACATTACATCTTAACAATactaaatatttctttaaagatataaactttatttacatattaaaattataattactcACACTATGAAAGGCAAGGAGTGATTAAGAAATGGTCACATAAAATCACTACTTgtgcattcatttgtgtttttttttttaaaagacatctTTTCACTACGtaaaatttttcatttctgtcacaATTCTCTTTCATTATCATTCTCTTGAGGTTTTTAGCGAGCAATTACTGTAGATTGCAGAAAGCCAATTTCTAGTATTGTTCCTAATTGAATaagctgtttttccataaaAAGATCAGAGCGGTTGACTAGAACAAAGGTGACGCCTCAGCATTTGTTAGCTCTGGCAGAGCGATGACATTCAATTTGAATTGCGTGGAACTGAATATCGTACCATCAAACGTGGAGACTTAATAACAGCCCCTCAGTTACAGTCAATTTAAAGAAAGCTTCCATTGCGTTCAGCCAGCAGTGACGAACAAG
The Anguilla rostrata isolate EN2019 chromosome 19, ASM1855537v3, whole genome shotgun sequence genome window above contains:
- the sephs1 gene encoding selenide, water dikinase 1; its protein translation is MSVRESFNPESYDLDKNFRLTRFTELKGTGCKVPQDVLQKLLESLQENHFQEDEQFLGAVMPRLGIGMDTCVIPLRHGGLSLVQTTDYIYPIVDDPYMMGRIACANVLSDLYAMGVTECDNMLMLLGISNKLSEKERDKVMPLIIQGFKDASEEAGTSVTGGQTVVNPWIVLGGVATTVCQPNEFIMPDNAVPGDVLVLTKPLGTQVAVAVHQWLDIPEKWNKIKLVVTQEDVELAYQEAMMNMARLNRTAAGLMHTFNAHAATDITGFGILGHAQNLARQQRSEVSFVIHNLPVLAKMAAVSKACGNMFGLMHGTCPETSGGLLICLPREQAARFCAEIKSPKYGEGHQAWIIGIVEKGNRTARIIDKPRIIEVAPQVATQNVNPTPGATS